The Ensifer canadensis genome has a segment encoding these proteins:
- a CDS encoding ABC transporter substrate-binding protein, whose translation MSILKQGWSRRQILKTTAVAGAALAAPAIWTPSRAEGKRIVVRDDGGIYTKAYGAVFYRPFQEATGIEVVGVQANAEPTAQIRSMVDAGSYTWDMAKISQPAILMLTTGDKKYLEPHGLESDPVVATLPKQYMSEYGVGNNVYTTVLAYRTDAFEGREAPKSWKDFYDVEGFDGRRALRKHPFDTIEQALMADGIAAKDVYPCDIDRAFKTLDRIKPNVEVFWTSGAQVEQMLTSGEVDLIPTWVSRAQSARTAGAPVEIVWDQNIWGLDSWSILAGTPNADACREFIKFASDVKRQAALMEYFAAGVTQPEVFDMIDAKVAQDSPTYPEHIARGIQIDAKYWLDNQAAVIERYNSWLLS comes from the coding sequence ATGAGCATCTTGAAACAGGGCTGGTCGCGTCGCCAGATCTTGAAAACCACCGCCGTCGCGGGCGCCGCGCTCGCCGCCCCCGCGATCTGGACGCCATCGCGCGCCGAGGGCAAGCGTATCGTCGTGCGCGACGACGGCGGCATCTATACCAAGGCCTACGGCGCCGTTTTCTACCGTCCGTTCCAGGAAGCGACGGGGATCGAGGTGGTCGGCGTGCAGGCCAATGCCGAGCCGACCGCGCAGATCCGCTCCATGGTCGATGCCGGTTCCTACACCTGGGACATGGCAAAGATCAGCCAGCCGGCCATCCTGATGTTGACGACCGGCGACAAGAAATATCTCGAGCCGCACGGCCTCGAAAGCGACCCCGTGGTTGCGACCCTGCCAAAGCAGTACATGTCCGAATACGGTGTCGGCAACAATGTCTACACCACAGTGCTCGCCTATCGCACCGATGCGTTCGAAGGTCGCGAAGCGCCGAAATCCTGGAAGGATTTCTATGATGTTGAGGGTTTCGACGGTCGCCGGGCGCTGCGCAAGCATCCTTTTGACACGATCGAGCAGGCGTTGATGGCCGACGGCATCGCCGCCAAGGACGTCTACCCCTGCGATATCGACCGCGCCTTCAAGACGCTCGACCGCATCAAGCCGAATGTCGAGGTGTTCTGGACGAGCGGCGCACAGGTCGAGCAGATGCTGACCTCCGGCGAAGTCGATCTGATCCCGACCTGGGTCTCCCGAGCCCAGTCTGCACGCACGGCCGGCGCGCCCGTCGAGATCGTCTGGGACCAGAACATCTGGGGCCTCGACAGCTGGTCGATCCTCGCCGGCACGCCGAATGCGGATGCCTGCCGCGAGTTCATCAAGTTCGCCTCCGACGTCAAGCGCCAGGCGGCCCTGATGGAATATTTCGCAGCCGGCGTGACCCAGCCAGAAGTGTTCGACATGATCGACGCGAAGGTCGCCCAGGATTCGCCGACCTATCCCGAACATATCGCACGCGGCATCCAGATCGATGCCAAATATTGGCTCGACAACCAGGCGGCCGTCATCGAGCGCTACAACAGCTGGCTCCTCAGCTGA
- a CDS encoding ABC transporter permease subunit gives MSTAPNRPHAAPLPTWVKNWLMIAPLLLLLIAFLVYPVGRLLSLSFFDADGFSLAAYKQLFASGLYLNVLWITLKISLITTFLSVVLGYPVAYLISCTEKRMKSRLIFLVLLSFWTSFLVRAFAWVVILGRNGVVNQFLLSVGIIDRPANLIYSLGAVLVGMVHAMLPLAVMTMLAVMENIDRNLPRAASTLGARPGSAFWTVYFPLSVPGVAAAAIMVFVTAIGFFIVPTLLGGRFETMITQLIIDQVQQTLNWGLAGAISVLLLVVVLIVFFLYDRIFGFASLTGESAATNANRDTAARRAGAKVLAVVGDASDRLIALFPASSKSSDAGKTPWPLTAFVWTILILISLPALLMVPISFSQSGLNWPPSGFTTEWYWQMWNTPVWKQALWRSLTVALGAGVLSMLIGVPAAFLLARAQIRGKAALLAFVLSPIVAPRIIIAVGLFYVFAELNLVGTSLGLIIGHTVVCVPYVVMTMVAVLRNYDTRLDLAAQSLGANPARSLLHVTFPILAAGMFSAFLFAFATSFDELTIALFSSGGLNATLPKQFWDEVTLQVSPVIAAVSTCLLVFISALIFIADRLRQRSLAR, from the coding sequence ATGAGCACGGCTCCAAACCGCCCGCATGCAGCCCCCCTGCCGACTTGGGTCAAGAACTGGCTGATGATCGCGCCGCTTCTGCTGCTGCTCATCGCCTTCCTGGTCTACCCGGTCGGCCGGCTCCTGTCGCTGAGCTTCTTCGACGCCGACGGCTTCTCGCTTGCCGCCTACAAGCAGCTCTTCGCCTCCGGCCTCTATCTGAATGTCCTGTGGATCACGCTGAAGATCTCTCTCATCACCACGTTCCTGTCGGTGGTGCTCGGGTATCCGGTAGCCTACCTCATCTCTTGCACCGAAAAACGTATGAAGAGCCGGCTGATCTTCCTCGTCCTGCTCTCGTTCTGGACGAGCTTTCTCGTGCGCGCTTTCGCCTGGGTGGTGATCCTCGGCCGCAACGGCGTGGTCAACCAATTCCTCCTGTCCGTCGGCATTATCGACCGTCCTGCAAACCTGATCTACAGCCTCGGCGCGGTGCTGGTCGGCATGGTCCATGCCATGCTGCCGTTGGCGGTCATGACGATGCTCGCGGTCATGGAGAACATCGACCGCAACCTGCCGCGCGCGGCCTCCACGCTTGGCGCGCGCCCTGGCTCCGCCTTCTGGACGGTTTATTTCCCGCTGTCCGTGCCCGGCGTTGCCGCCGCCGCGATCATGGTGTTCGTCACCGCCATCGGCTTCTTCATCGTGCCCACCCTGCTCGGTGGCCGGTTCGAGACGATGATCACGCAACTCATCATTGACCAGGTACAGCAGACCCTGAACTGGGGACTGGCAGGGGCGATTTCCGTCCTGCTGCTTGTCGTCGTGCTGATCGTCTTCTTCCTTTACGACCGGATTTTCGGCTTTGCGAGCCTGACCGGCGAAAGCGCCGCGACGAACGCCAACCGCGACACCGCAGCACGGCGCGCGGGCGCCAAGGTGCTGGCGGTGGTCGGCGATGCGAGCGACCGTCTGATCGCTCTGTTTCCCGCCAGCAGCAAGAGCAGCGATGCGGGCAAGACCCCATGGCCGCTGACCGCCTTCGTCTGGACGATCCTTATCCTCATCAGCCTGCCCGCTTTGCTGATGGTGCCGATCTCTTTCAGCCAGTCGGGTCTCAACTGGCCGCCCTCCGGTTTCACCACCGAATGGTACTGGCAGATGTGGAACACGCCAGTCTGGAAGCAGGCACTGTGGCGCTCGCTGACGGTCGCGCTCGGCGCCGGCGTGCTGTCGATGCTGATCGGCGTTCCGGCGGCCTTCCTGCTTGCCCGTGCCCAGATACGCGGCAAGGCGGCGCTGCTGGCCTTCGTGCTGTCGCCGATCGTCGCGCCGCGCATCATCATCGCCGTCGGCCTGTTCTACGTCTTCGCAGAACTGAACCTCGTCGGCACCTCACTCGGCTTGATCATCGGCCATACCGTAGTCTGCGTTCCCTACGTGGTGATGACCATGGTGGCGGTGCTGCGAAATTACGACACGCGTCTCGATCTCGCGGCGCAAAGTCTCGGCGCGAATCCGGCAAGAAGCCTCCTCCACGTCACGTTCCCAATCCTCGCGGCGGGCATGTTCTCTGCCTTCCTCTTCGCCTTCGCCACATCCTTCGATGAGCTGACCATCGCGCTGTTCTCGTCGGGTGGGCTGAATGCGACGCTACCCAAGCAGTTCTGGGACGAGGTGACGCTACAGGTCTCGCCGGTCATCGCGGCGGTCTCCACCTGCCTGCTCGTCTTCATCTCGGCGCTGATCTTCATCGCGGATCGCCTTCGCCAGCGAAGTCTGGCCCGCTGA
- a CDS encoding FAD-binding oxidoreductase gives MTLVEELVDLVGKDAILVEDADMAFATEDWRGRYRGKALCVTRPATADQVAAIVACCHRHAVPVLAQGGNTGLVGGSVPPSDGPAPVIVNLERMRRIRKVDPVNNTMEIEAGCVLAHVQEAAREAGRYYPVSLGAEGSCQIGGTIATNAGGTSVLRYGNTRENVLGLEAVLPDGTIWSDLKALRKNNTGYDLKHLFIGSEGTLGIVTAAVLKLHPLPTRHAMAWIGLSDPQAAVRMLTLMQERNAAKLSGFELMNHTQLDLVVRHVPQRRAPLETEHNWHLLVELSDTGGEEDLDGALQSVLERAFESGLIADAVIAASDGQRAALWEIRHSVSEANKKAGVGLTTDCAVPVSATAEFIDRTGAAVRALAPEAALVIVGHMGDGNVHFIPFFSFEHWNALEKRNEIATAIRHAINDVAHALGGTFSAEHGVGQVSLKEMDRYKTPADLTLMRAIKSAIDPRGLFNPGRLLPPAT, from the coding sequence ATGACACTAGTCGAGGAACTGGTCGATCTCGTCGGCAAGGATGCGATCCTCGTCGAAGACGCAGATATGGCGTTTGCTACCGAAGACTGGCGGGGCCGCTACCGGGGAAAGGCCTTGTGCGTCACGCGGCCGGCGACTGCCGATCAGGTCGCCGCCATTGTGGCTTGCTGCCATCGCCATGCGGTTCCGGTCCTGGCGCAGGGCGGCAATACGGGCCTCGTCGGCGGTTCAGTTCCGCCGTCCGACGGCCCTGCGCCCGTCATCGTCAACCTCGAACGCATGCGGCGTATCCGCAAAGTCGATCCGGTCAACAACACCATGGAGATCGAAGCCGGCTGCGTGCTCGCCCATGTGCAGGAGGCCGCACGTGAGGCTGGCCGCTATTATCCCGTCAGCCTCGGCGCTGAAGGCTCCTGCCAGATTGGCGGCACTATCGCCACCAATGCCGGCGGAACATCCGTCCTTCGCTACGGCAATACCCGCGAGAACGTCCTGGGGCTTGAAGCGGTGCTGCCGGATGGCACCATCTGGTCGGACCTGAAGGCACTGCGTAAGAACAACACCGGCTACGATCTCAAGCACCTGTTCATCGGCTCCGAGGGAACGCTCGGCATCGTCACCGCCGCCGTCCTCAAGCTGCATCCCCTGCCCACGCGTCATGCGATGGCCTGGATCGGCCTTTCCGATCCTCAGGCCGCTGTCCGCATGCTGACGCTGATGCAGGAGCGCAACGCCGCGAAGCTTTCCGGCTTCGAGCTGATGAACCACACGCAGCTCGATCTCGTCGTCCGTCATGTGCCGCAGCGCCGCGCGCCGCTCGAGACCGAACACAACTGGCATCTCCTGGTCGAACTGTCCGACACCGGCGGCGAGGAAGATCTCGACGGGGCCTTGCAGTCCGTTCTGGAACGGGCCTTCGAAAGCGGCCTCATCGCCGATGCGGTCATCGCCGCGAGCGACGGCCAGCGCGCCGCTCTCTGGGAGATCCGCCACAGCGTCTCGGAGGCCAACAAGAAGGCTGGCGTCGGCCTGACCACCGATTGCGCCGTCCCGGTTTCGGCCACGGCCGAATTCATCGACCGCACCGGCGCAGCCGTTCGTGCGCTGGCTCCCGAAGCGGCGCTGGTCATCGTCGGCCATATGGGCGATGGCAATGTCCATTTCATTCCGTTCTTTTCGTTCGAGCACTGGAACGCGCTGGAAAAGCGCAACGAGATCGCAACAGCCATTCGTCACGCCATCAATGACGTCGCGCATGCGCTGGGCGGCACGTTCAGCGCCGAGCATGGCGTCGGCCAGGTCTCGCTCAAGGAAATGGATCGCTACAAGACGCCGGCGGACCTGACCCTGATGCGCGCCATCAAATCGGCCATCGATCCCAGGGGATTGTTCAACCCGGGCCGCCTCCTTCCGCCGGCGACATAG
- a CDS encoding phospholipase D family protein — protein sequence MKSFFLAAGLSLFLLAACSHTVQTFRQTPSYSPAQPTSTRLTQAVQRLGDPRDGRSGVRLIGNGEEALAARLALAAAAEQTIDAQYYLLHNDPTGKIFAWSLLQAADRGVRVRLLLDDMDTKGYDAVTAALDSHKNIEIRLFNPFWRNQSLVAAVLTDFKRINRRMHNKSMTADNAMSIVGGRNIGDEYFLAKRELNYSDLDVLVAGPVVDEVSTNFDEYWNSKFAVPARAVVGEPEGFSLDEARDRLDEIVGDARETEYASVVRAAAKQHLTPSTLKLAWVPAKMYSDPPSKAAGEDNEEEILASQLSKYFADATSKIEIISAYFVPGKRGTEWLRELEARGVEVLVVTNSLASNDVKPVYAHYAKDRRALLEGGVHLYELRPDADQEARRGVNWGESRSGLHAKAFTIDDRYLFVGSFNWDPRSVNINTEMGILIDSPEFTRKTSNALRGVLREETFAVRLNKDKRISWTQTEPDGTQRIYYHEPTGSPWDQFVAGFYAILPIGSQL from the coding sequence ATGAAATCATTTTTCCTGGCCGCAGGGCTTTCCTTGTTCCTTCTCGCCGCCTGTTCTCACACTGTGCAAACATTCAGGCAAACACCGTCATATTCGCCCGCGCAGCCGACAAGCACGCGGCTGACACAAGCTGTCCAAAGGCTTGGTGATCCTAGGGACGGTCGCTCCGGGGTCAGGCTGATCGGCAACGGAGAAGAAGCGCTGGCGGCGCGCTTGGCGCTTGCAGCGGCCGCCGAACAGACGATCGATGCGCAGTATTACCTTCTGCACAATGATCCTACCGGAAAAATCTTTGCGTGGAGCTTGCTGCAAGCCGCGGATCGGGGTGTGCGGGTGCGGCTATTGCTCGATGACATGGACACTAAGGGCTATGACGCCGTGACTGCGGCTCTGGACTCGCATAAAAACATCGAAATCCGGCTCTTTAACCCGTTCTGGCGGAATCAGAGCCTTGTCGCGGCCGTCCTCACCGACTTCAAGCGGATCAACCGCCGGATGCACAACAAGTCGATGACCGCCGATAATGCCATGTCGATCGTCGGTGGCCGCAATATCGGCGATGAGTATTTCCTGGCCAAGAGGGAATTGAACTATTCGGATCTCGATGTGCTGGTTGCTGGACCCGTTGTCGATGAAGTCTCGACAAACTTTGATGAGTACTGGAACAGCAAGTTTGCAGTGCCGGCGCGCGCCGTCGTTGGCGAACCAGAGGGGTTCAGTCTCGACGAAGCGCGCGATCGCCTTGACGAGATCGTCGGGGATGCTCGAGAGACGGAATATGCCAGCGTGGTGCGTGCGGCTGCGAAGCAGCATCTAACGCCATCGACGCTGAAGCTCGCGTGGGTTCCCGCCAAAATGTACTCGGACCCCCCTTCAAAAGCGGCCGGTGAAGACAACGAAGAAGAGATTCTTGCCTCTCAACTGTCAAAGTATTTCGCCGATGCGACATCAAAGATTGAGATCATCTCTGCATATTTCGTGCCAGGCAAACGCGGCACAGAGTGGTTGCGGGAACTTGAGGCGCGGGGCGTCGAGGTGTTGGTTGTAACCAATTCGCTGGCATCGAACGACGTGAAACCAGTCTATGCGCATTATGCAAAGGACCGGCGGGCTCTTCTGGAAGGTGGAGTCCACCTCTACGAACTTCGGCCTGACGCAGATCAAGAAGCGCGGCGCGGCGTCAATTGGGGTGAATCGCGATCGGGTCTGCATGCCAAGGCGTTTACCATCGACGATCGTTACCTGTTCGTCGGCTCGTTCAACTGGGACCCGCGGTCGGTGAATATCAATACCGAGATGGGCATTCTGATCGACTCGCCTGAATTTACCAGGAAGACCTCGAATGCCCTAAGAGGCGTTTTAAGAGAAGAAACCTTTGCCGTAAGGCTGAACAAGGACAAGCGGATCTCGTGGACGCAGACCGAGCCGGACGGGACGCAGCGGATCTATTATCATGAGCCGACGGGTTCGCCCTGGGATCAATTCGTGGCGGGATTTTATGCGATTCTCCCTATCGGCTCGCAGCTCTGA
- the dapA gene encoding 4-hydroxy-tetrahydrodipicolinate synthase, protein MLDSTGLCGILPALVTPVQSDDTIDVKAADALFSWLKQQGVDGVVPLGGTGEYGALSRSERNRFVEMSSKAMAGCGPVVPGVLDTGFHDALDAARDFAAAGADALLVITPYYTNPSQAGIRDYFLRYADNSPLPILIYEIPYRTRIAIDPDVMHELSRHERIIGMKACNTDMYHYLRVVAGVDTSFTVLSGEDTLFPLHVAAGAKGGIVVTANLLPRTWRHLFDLASSGKTEEALALHRELMPLMNLAFAETNPGPMKSVMDLIGVDAPQMLMPLRQPKTELRDALRQEYSRLLGQFEKAA, encoded by the coding sequence ATGCTCGACTCCACAGGCCTTTGCGGCATCCTACCGGCGCTCGTGACACCGGTTCAGAGTGACGATACCATTGATGTGAAAGCGGCCGACGCTTTGTTTTCCTGGCTGAAGCAGCAAGGGGTCGACGGCGTTGTGCCGCTTGGCGGCACCGGCGAATACGGCGCCTTGTCGCGCAGTGAACGTAACCGATTCGTCGAGATGAGCTCCAAGGCAATGGCCGGCTGCGGACCGGTCGTCCCCGGCGTGCTGGACACCGGCTTCCATGACGCGCTCGATGCCGCGCGGGATTTCGCCGCCGCGGGTGCGGATGCGCTTCTCGTGATCACGCCCTACTACACCAACCCGAGCCAGGCCGGAATCCGCGATTACTTCCTGCGCTATGCGGACAATTCGCCCCTGCCGATTCTAATCTACGAAATCCCCTACCGCACCCGCATCGCTATCGATCCGGACGTGATGCACGAGCTGTCGCGCCATGAACGCATCATCGGCATGAAGGCCTGCAACACAGATATGTATCACTACCTGCGGGTCGTAGCGGGGGTGGATACCTCCTTCACCGTTCTGAGCGGCGAAGACACGCTGTTTCCGCTGCATGTCGCCGCGGGCGCCAAGGGCGGTATCGTCGTGACGGCCAACCTGCTGCCGCGCACCTGGCGCCACCTCTTCGACCTCGCCTCCTCGGGCAAAACCGAAGAGGCGCTGGCCCTGCACCGCGAACTGATGCCGCTCATGAACCTGGCCTTTGCAGAAACCAATCCGGGACCGATGAAATCCGTAATGGACCTCATCGGCGTCGATGCGCCGCAAATGCTGATGCCGCTGCGCCAGCCGAAAACCGAACTGCGCGACGCGTTGCGGCAGGAATATTCGCGCCTTCTCGGCCAGTTCGAGAAGGCCGCCTGA
- a CDS encoding alpha-hydroxy acid oxidase, whose translation MKPLNVADYRRLAKKRLPRGMFEYIDRGTEDEVGLRGIRNALDATKLCQNLLNDVSQPDTSTTVFGKKLPIPVIISPTAVAGLVWHDGEVHLARAAGSMGIPFCVATQSMTSMEDIAERAKGTDLWFQLYVFEDRSLTRDLLVRAKALGIRNLLFTADTPRSPKKEWNMRNGFGIPIKPSVAGGLDLLAHPRWSFSVMLRYILTTGMPTYAHYPPEYRTSITRASVWDNVKLARKLTWDDFAEVRRQWDGNLVLKGVLTPSDAGRALKLGADGIVVSCHGGRNMDCAPTAIDALPRIADAVDGRMTILADSGIRRGSDIAKYIATGADAVLIGRATLYGTATAGEKGARDVLEILREELDHCMAFTGQARLDDITADLIWKQTPAVG comes from the coding sequence ATGAAACCGTTGAATGTTGCCGATTATCGCCGGCTTGCCAAAAAGCGGCTGCCCCGCGGCATGTTCGAATACATTGATCGCGGCACGGAGGACGAGGTGGGGCTGCGCGGCATCCGCAACGCGCTTGACGCCACGAAACTCTGCCAAAATCTTCTCAACGACGTGTCGCAGCCGGACACCTCCACCACCGTTTTCGGTAAGAAACTGCCGATCCCGGTCATCATCTCGCCGACCGCCGTCGCCGGATTGGTATGGCACGATGGCGAGGTGCATCTGGCCCGCGCCGCCGGCTCGATGGGCATTCCGTTTTGCGTCGCAACCCAATCCATGACCTCGATGGAAGATATTGCCGAGCGCGCAAAGGGCACCGACCTTTGGTTCCAGCTCTATGTCTTCGAGGATCGCAGCCTGACCCGCGACCTCCTCGTGCGCGCTAAAGCGCTCGGCATCCGCAACCTGCTCTTCACCGCCGATACGCCGCGCTCGCCGAAAAAGGAATGGAATATGCGCAACGGCTTCGGAATACCGATCAAGCCCTCCGTCGCCGGTGGGCTCGACTTACTCGCACATCCCCGCTGGTCTTTTTCTGTCATGCTGCGCTACATCCTGACGACAGGCATGCCGACCTATGCGCACTATCCCCCTGAATACCGCACCAGCATCACGCGGGCGAGCGTGTGGGACAATGTGAAGCTGGCGCGCAAGCTGACCTGGGACGACTTTGCGGAGGTTCGCCGCCAATGGGACGGCAATCTCGTCCTCAAGGGCGTACTGACGCCCTCTGATGCAGGGCGGGCGCTGAAGCTGGGAGCCGACGGCATCGTCGTCTCCTGCCACGGTGGACGCAACATGGATTGCGCGCCGACGGCGATCGACGCGCTCCCGAGGATCGCCGACGCCGTGGACGGACGTATGACCATCCTCGCAGACAGCGGCATCCGCCGCGGCAGCGACATCGCCAAATATATCGCTACCGGCGCCGACGCCGTGCTCATCGGACGCGCTACGCTCTACGGAACGGCCACAGCCGGAGAAAAAGGCGCCCGAGACGTTCTTGAGATCCTGCGAGAGGAACTGGATCATTGCATGGCCTTTACCGGCCAAGCCCGCCTTGACGACATCACCGCCGATCTAATCTGGAAGCAGACCCCGGCCGTTGGATGA
- a CDS encoding IclR family transcriptional regulator yields MARKDGTPIGPEGAESGEIDPRSSSLFVGSSEKMFRILHAFDGPLRQMPLSDIAKVAELDRSAAQRLVYTLETLGYLRRVQNTRNYALTSRVLQFAYNYLHAHEVLHKAAPYLLQISRAVGETANLQELDGPEIVYVGRFPGQHLVNVDIMVGSRLPALFTASGTVILSRRTGAEQDEVFEQTEFRPLTPSTVTDKGLLRARIQEAAEKGYAIVANETVLGDISVAAAITDEHGRAVAAVNIAAPTTRWTIESVEAELAHHVQVAATSISMTKFTPYIP; encoded by the coding sequence ATGGCACGCAAGGACGGAACCCCGATTGGGCCGGAAGGCGCGGAAAGCGGCGAGATCGATCCGCGCAGCTCCTCGCTGTTCGTCGGTTCGTCCGAAAAGATGTTCCGCATCCTGCATGCCTTCGACGGCCCGCTGCGCCAGATGCCACTCTCGGACATCGCCAAGGTGGCGGAACTGGACCGCAGCGCAGCGCAACGGCTGGTCTACACGCTGGAGACGCTCGGCTATCTTCGCCGTGTGCAGAACACGCGCAACTATGCCTTGACCTCCAGGGTGCTACAATTCGCCTACAACTACCTGCATGCCCATGAAGTGCTGCACAAGGCAGCGCCCTACCTGCTTCAAATCAGCCGGGCCGTCGGGGAAACCGCGAACCTTCAGGAACTCGACGGACCGGAAATCGTCTATGTCGGGCGCTTTCCCGGCCAGCATCTCGTGAATGTCGATATCATGGTGGGCAGCCGCCTTCCGGCCCTGTTCACGGCGTCTGGCACGGTTATCCTGTCGCGGCGCACCGGCGCCGAACAGGACGAGGTGTTCGAGCAAACGGAATTCCGGCCCCTCACCCCATCGACAGTGACGGACAAGGGCCTGTTGCGCGCCCGTATTCAGGAAGCCGCCGAAAAGGGCTATGCCATCGTCGCCAATGAAACGGTGCTGGGCGACATTTCCGTCGCCGCCGCGATCACCGACGAACACGGCCGCGCCGTCGCCGCGGTCAACATTGCCGCGCCCACGACCCGCTGGACCATCGAAAGCGTGGAAGCCGAACTCGCCCACCATGTCCAGGTGGCCGCGACGTCGATCTCCATGACGAAATTCACGCCTTACATTCCGTAA
- a CDS encoding ABC transporter ATP-binding protein — protein MSSSSLTVQKLSKRYGEFVALAETDLTVAEGEFLTLLGPSGSGKTTLLSLVAGLARPDGGAVLIGTDEVTYSAPHLRDIGVVFQNYALFPHMTILENIAFPLKMRKVQAEEARRRAQEALEMIRLPHIAQRYPKELSGGQQQRVALARCMVYRPSIILMDEPLGALDKKLREHMQLEIKRIHRELGATIVYVTHDQEEAMTMSDRICLMNSGRIEQLGTPGDLYFRPQTLFVADFLGESNLLPAKVEAIAGDEIALAIGSRAVKARALADGKVSTGDTIHIMIRPQNLSIELAKDGDDDRLGATVTDVMVTGSLTKVYMKASDEELPDLLAAFPTRASGQTFRIGNVVALSWHGTDAVAITGNAGA, from the coding sequence ATGTCTTCATCCAGCCTGACCGTGCAGAAGCTCTCCAAACGCTACGGGGAGTTCGTCGCACTCGCCGAGACGGACCTCACCGTCGCCGAGGGCGAATTCCTCACCTTGCTCGGGCCGTCTGGCTCGGGAAAGACGACGCTCCTCAGCCTTGTTGCCGGCCTTGCCCGCCCCGATGGCGGCGCGGTGCTGATCGGCACTGACGAGGTGACCTATAGCGCACCGCATCTGCGCGATATCGGCGTCGTCTTCCAGAACTACGCGCTGTTCCCGCATATGACCATTCTGGAAAACATCGCCTTCCCGCTGAAGATGCGCAAGGTTCAGGCCGAAGAGGCGCGCCGCCGCGCGCAGGAGGCGCTGGAAATGATCCGCCTGCCGCATATCGCACAGCGCTATCCAAAGGAACTTTCCGGCGGCCAGCAGCAGCGCGTGGCGCTCGCCCGCTGCATGGTCTACCGCCCCTCCATCATTCTCATGGACGAACCGCTCGGTGCACTCGACAAGAAGTTGCGCGAACACATGCAGCTCGAGATCAAACGCATTCACCGGGAACTCGGCGCGACGATCGTCTATGTGACCCACGACCAGGAAGAGGCGATGACCATGTCGGATCGCATCTGCCTGATGAACTCTGGCAGGATCGAGCAGCTCGGCACGCCGGGCGATCTCTATTTCCGCCCGCAGACGCTGTTCGTCGCCGATTTCCTCGGCGAGTCCAATCTGTTGCCCGCCAAGGTCGAGGCCATTGCCGGCGACGAGATCGCGCTCGCGATCGGATCGCGCGCCGTAAAGGCCCGCGCCCTTGCCGATGGCAAGGTTTCCACCGGCGATACCATCCACATCATGATCCGCCCGCAGAACCTCTCGATCGAACTGGCCAAGGATGGTGACGACGACAGGCTGGGCGCCACCGTGACAGATGTGATGGTGACCGGAAGCCTGACCAAGGTCTACATGAAAGCCTCCGACGAGGAGCTTCCAGATCTGCTCGCCGCGTTCCCGACCCGCGCCAGCGGCCAGACCTTCCGCATTGGCAATGTGGTCGCCCTCTCCTGGCATGGCACGGACGCCGTGGCGATCACCGGCAACGCGGGAGCATGA